In Methanobacterium sp., one genomic interval encodes:
- a CDS encoding nucleoside deaminase → MEADDHRFMAQAIAEAKKSLKEGGIPIGAVLVVDGEVVGHGHNRLLQNDSVILHGEMDCIENAGRLRGADYQKSTLYTTLSPCTMCSGAIMLYNIHRVVIGENTTLIGPEELLRESGVEVKVMGIDECRELLEKYIEENPKIWEAELERVGYCTD, encoded by the coding sequence ATGGAAGCAGATGATCATCGTTTCATGGCCCAGGCAATTGCTGAAGCCAAAAAAAGCCTTAAAGAAGGAGGAATTCCCATAGGGGCAGTGCTGGTTGTCGATGGGGAAGTGGTGGGACATGGTCATAACCGACTGCTTCAAAATGATTCTGTTATTCTCCACGGGGAAATGGATTGCATTGAAAATGCGGGACGTCTTCGGGGAGCTGATTATCAAAAATCCACTCTTTACACTACTTTATCCCCATGTACCATGTGTTCAGGGGCAATAATGTTATACAATATTCATCGAGTGGTGATTGGGGAAAACACCACATTAATTGGTCCTGAAGAATTGTTAAGGGAAAGTGGGGTGGAAGTTAAAGTCATGGGTATTGATGAATGCCGTGAACTTTTAGAAAAGTACATTGAAGAAAATCCTAAAATATGGGAAGCAGAATTAGAACGAGTAGGTTATTGCACGGATTAA
- a CDS encoding M20 family metallopeptidase, producing the protein MTLEAFYKCIDELVSDFASSQIQIFRWLHQHPELAYQEFETSRYILEHLEALPGVEVISPIAKTGIKAVLQGEKPGPTVAIRADIDALPVREETGLEYASNVKTDYNGLETYVAHACGHDASTAAAIGTATILSQLRSELPGKVVFLFQPAEEGAPTGTDGGALRMVEEGALKDPEVQAIFGFHANSTCYPGQVMIREGPTHASQDSIFIRIWGEQAHGSQPWSGKDPIVAGASLINSLQTLISREVDLQKGAAVITVGYFWGGIKVNIIPEGAEMGLTARSLDKDNREILITRIKELAEMKAEMHGCQAEVIFGQHYPLNVNNLALYDAMLPTVERVAQAKNVLYYLASTKSEDFSYFSREIPGLYMYYGAAPSDRPLSEVKPNHHPEFRVDEKSLNFATRLECNLIYDSLRIL; encoded by the coding sequence ATGACTCTTGAGGCTTTCTACAAGTGCATAGATGAACTGGTTAGTGATTTTGCATCATCACAAATCCAAATTTTCCGCTGGCTCCACCAGCACCCTGAACTTGCCTATCAAGAGTTTGAAACCAGCCGGTATATCCTGGAACACTTGGAGGCACTCCCGGGTGTGGAAGTCATTTCGCCCATTGCCAAAACCGGTATAAAAGCGGTTCTTCAAGGGGAAAAACCAGGCCCTACCGTGGCCATCCGGGCGGATATTGATGCTCTCCCAGTAAGGGAAGAAACTGGTCTGGAATATGCTTCTAATGTGAAAACAGATTATAATGGTCTGGAAACATACGTGGCCCATGCCTGTGGTCATGATGCCAGCACTGCAGCGGCCATAGGGACTGCCACAATTCTAAGCCAGCTTAGGTCAGAATTACCTGGAAAAGTTGTTTTCTTGTTCCAACCAGCTGAAGAAGGTGCTCCCACAGGCACTGATGGTGGGGCTCTGCGGATGGTAGAAGAAGGAGCCCTTAAGGATCCGGAAGTGCAAGCTATATTCGGCTTCCATGCCAACAGCACCTGTTACCCCGGGCAAGTCATGATCCGGGAAGGACCCACCCATGCCAGTCAGGACAGTATATTCATACGTATATGGGGTGAGCAGGCCCACGGATCCCAGCCATGGAGTGGTAAAGACCCTATTGTTGCCGGAGCATCCCTGATAAATTCCCTGCAGACACTCATCAGCCGGGAGGTGGACCTGCAGAAAGGAGCAGCAGTCATCACTGTGGGCTACTTCTGGGGAGGAATAAAGGTGAACATCATCCCTGAAGGAGCTGAAATGGGCCTAACTGCACGCTCACTTGATAAAGATAATCGTGAAATTCTTATCACCCGCATTAAAGAATTAGCTGAGATGAAAGCAGAAATGCACGGCTGCCAGGCTGAAGTGATATTTGGCCAGCACTACCCGTTGAATGTCAACAACCTTGCCTTGTATGATGCAATGCTCCCCACGGTGGAAAGAGTTGCCCAGGCGAAAAACGTTCTTTATTACCTAGCATCAACAAAATCAGAAGATTTTTCCTATTTTTCTCGTGAAATTCCTGGCCTCTATATGTATTATGGTGCTGCTCCAAGTGACCGGCCGCTCTCTGAAGTAAAACCTAACCATCATCCTGAATTCAGGGTGGATGAGAAATCCCTGAATTTTGCCACCCGCCTGGAGTGTAATTTAATTTATGATAGTCTTAGAATACTTTAA